The DNA sequence TGATGGTGGTGCCGGATTTGTTGATCTCCACCACGATCTCGAAGATCTTCTCCACCAGCATGGGGGCCAGCCCCATGGAGGGCTCGTCCAACAGCAGCAGGCGCGGGTTGGACATAAGCGCCCGCCCCATGGCCAGCATCTGCTGTTCGCCGCCGGAGAGGGTGCGGGCCGGCTGCTTGCGGCGTTCGGCCAGGCGGGGGAACAGGGTGAAGGCCCGCTCAATCCCCCGGGCGACCTCCTGCTTGCCGGAGAGGATGAAGCCGCCCATCTCCAGGTTTTCCTGCACGCTCATGCGGGCGAAGACCCGGCGTCCCTCCGGGACCTGGCAGATTCCCTTGCGCACGATCAGGTGCGGGGCCATGCGGGTGATCTCCGTCCCTTCGAAGGCGATGACGCCGCCCATGGAGGGGACGATGCCGGAGATGGTGTTCAATATGGTGGTCTTGCCGGCGCCGTTGGCGCCGATGAGGGCCACGATCTCCCCCTGCTCCACGCGGCAGGAGACGTCGTGCAGGGCGCGGATGGCGCCGTAGTTGACGGAAAGGTTCTCGACCGACAGCATCAGTGGGTGGCTCCTTTCCCCAGGTAGGCCTCGATGACGGCCGGGTTGGCCCGGACCTCCTCGGGCTTGCCGTCGGCGATCTTGACGCCGTAATCCAGGACCGCGATGCGGTCCGAGAGCCCCATGACGAATTTCATGTCGTGCTCCACCAGAAAAACGGTCACGCCGGAGGCGCGGATGTTGCGCACCATCTCCAGAAGGGTCTGCTTCTCCTGGGGGTTCATGCCGGCGGCCGGCTCGTCCAAGAGGAGCAGGGCCGGTTCGATGGCCAGGGCCCGGGCGATCTCCAGGCGGCGCTGTTCGCCGTAGGGGAGGTTGCAGGCCTGCTCGTAGGCCTTGTGGGCCAGGTCTACCTGGGAGAGGCAGCGGATGGCCAACTCCAAAAGACGCCCCTCTTCCCGGCGCACCGGGGGGAGCAGTTTGAGCAGCGCGCCGGTCAGGTTCCAGCTTCCCCGGGTATGGGCGCCGATCAGCACGTTTTCCAGGACGGTGAGTTCGTTGAACAGGCGGATGTTCTGGAAGGTGCGGCCGATTCCCCCGCCTGCAATGATGTGGGGGGGCATGCCGGCGATGCTTTTGCCCTTGAAGCTGATGCCCCCTTCCGTGGGGGGATAGATGCCGGTGATGAGGTTGAAGATGGTGCTCTTGCCGGCGCCGTTGGGGCCGATCAGGGCCATGATCTCCCCCTCTTCCACATCCAGGTTGACGCTGTTGACCGCAACCAGGCCACCGAAACGGATGGTGGCGTTATCGAGTTTGAGCAGCGCCATCAGTGTTTCTCCTCCAAGGTGCGGACCGCGCCGCGCGGCCTCACCCCCAGCTTGCGCAGCACCAGGTCGGTGAAGTTGACGCCCCCCAGCAGCCCGTTGGGGCGGAAGACCATGAGAAAGACCATGAGGGCGCCGTAGACCAGCATGCGGTACTGGGACATGAAGCGCAGGACCTCGGGGGCCGCGGAGAGGAGCGAGGCGCCGAAGACCGCGCCGGGGATGCTTCCCAGGCCCCCCAGGACGACCATGCTGAGCATGTCCACGGACTTGAGAAAGCCGAAGTCGGACGGGTTGATGTACCCCAGGAAGTGGGCGTAGAGACAGCCGCCGGTCCCGGCCATGAAGGCGCTGACCGCAAAGGCCTGGATCTTGTAGCGGGCGATGTTGATGCCCATGGATTCCGCCGCGATTTCGTCGTCCCGGATCGCCTTGAGGGCCCGGCCGAAGCGCGAGTTCTGGATGAAGGTCGAGGCGATGATGGTCAAAATGGCGACGATCAGTACGATCACCGGCATGGGCAATGCGGTCTGCGGGGGGGGGACGGTCAGACCCAGGGCCTTGTTGGTGATCTCCAGGTTGAGGAAGACCACCTTGACGATTTCGGCAAAACCCAGGGTGCAGATGGCCAGGTAGTCGCCGGTCAGCCGCAGGATCGGCCAGCCGATGAGGGCTGCCACGGCGGCGGTGAAGAGGCCGCTCAGGACCAGGGTAAGGTAGAAGGGGGAACCGGTCTTGAGGGTCAGGAGCGCACCCGCGAAGGCGCCGACGCTCATGAAGGCGGCATGGCCGAGGGAGAGCTGGCCGGTCAGGCCGGTGATGATGTTGAGACCCAGCGCCAGGGTGATGCCGATGCCGATGTTGACCAGGATCTGCAGGAAATAGGGGTCGATGGAATTGACAAAGCCGTACAGCATATTCAGACCTTCTTCAGGATCTTGCGGCCCAAAAGGCCGGTAGGCCGGACCAGCAGCACCAATACGAGAATGGCGAAGGCGATGGCGTCGCGGTAGGAGGAGTAGCCGATGGCAACCCCGAACACCTCGGTCACGCCCAGGAGGAGGCCGCCCAACATGGCCCCCGGTATGGAACCGATGCCCCCC is a window from the Oryzomonas sagensis genome containing:
- a CDS encoding branched-chain amino acid ABC transporter permease — its product is MLYGFVNSIDPYFLQILVNIGIGITLALGLNIITGLTGQLSLGHAAFMSVGAFAGALLTLKTGSPFYLTLVLSGLFTAAVAALIGWPILRLTGDYLAICTLGFAEIVKVVFLNLEITNKALGLTVPPPQTALPMPVIVLIVAILTIIASTFIQNSRFGRALKAIRDDEIAAESMGINIARYKIQAFAVSAFMAGTGGCLYAHFLGYINPSDFGFLKSVDMLSMVVLGGLGSIPGAVFGASLLSAAPEVLRFMSQYRMLVYGALMVFLMVFRPNGLLGGVNFTDLVLRKLGVRPRGAVRTLEEKH
- a CDS encoding ABC transporter ATP-binding protein — protein: MLSVENLSVNYGAIRALHDVSCRVEQGEIVALIGANGAGKTTILNTISGIVPSMGGVIAFEGTEITRMAPHLIVRKGICQVPEGRRVFARMSVQENLEMGGFILSGKQEVARGIERAFTLFPRLAERRKQPARTLSGGEQQMLAMGRALMSNPRLLLLDEPSMGLAPMLVEKIFEIVVEINKSGTTIMLVEQNASMALSIAHRAYVLETGEVVLSGDAGELARNPEVRKAYLGE
- a CDS encoding ABC transporter ATP-binding protein, with the translated sequence MALLKLDNATIRFGGLVAVNSVNLDVEEGEIMALIGPNGAGKSTIFNLITGIYPPTEGGISFKGKSIAGMPPHIIAGGGIGRTFQNIRLFNELTVLENVLIGAHTRGSWNLTGALLKLLPPVRREEGRLLELAIRCLSQVDLAHKAYEQACNLPYGEQRRLEIARALAIEPALLLLDEPAAGMNPQEKQTLLEMVRNIRASGVTVFLVEHDMKFVMGLSDRIAVLDYGVKIADGKPEEVRANPAVIEAYLGKGATH